AATCAAATTGAGtaacccgaaaaaaaaattgattgcccAATCAAATCTAGCTATTCTTACAACATTAAACGCCCCAAAAAAGTTGGCCAATGACGTACAGCCACGTGTCATGAGTGGCGTGTAAATTTCTGCGCCAATGAAGGTCGAACCTATATCGAACTAAATGTTTGACTAATCATCTAAATCGAGGCACGAGTAAAAGGACGTGAGTTAATTTTAATAAGATGTCAGACGCCACGTGTCTCCCTGCACATTTAGTGGGTAGAAAAACAATAACAGGGGTAGGTATCTTAAGTAATTGTCCCCTTTTTGCTAATGGTCAACTTAGGTTGTCATAAACATTgagctgtgtttttttttttccgggaaaTGTAAGTCCACTGCAAATGATAATTGGAAAGAGATGGCGCGATCGAAAAAAGAATTGGATTTTCAAGTTAGACAGATTAAAATACAataacttaattagaaaaaagcaAGTTTAGAGATCGATAGTGAACTTTTTACCTTCTATGAATGGTACTATTAAACAACGTGAATATGTAGTTATGTGTCTTGAGCACACACTTTCATAAGCTCGTTCTTTTAAATTAGATGCCAAATTTAAGTTTGATGAGGTACTCAAACTGTCTTGGATCCAGACAATCCTCACTTATATATGAGAGTTacaatttccaacaataaaTTACATCGTATTTCTCCGAGTCACTAGAATGTCTTTAACAACCAAAACCCCTCGTATGAAGAATTGCTAGACTTGCGTTTATTCGTTTCAAATCGAATTTTAAGCACCAATACTTGGTAACTTTTGCAAGGAGGTAGCTTAGGCCATTTACATGGTCGAATCGGGTTCAAAGTTCACTACAGAAAGAGGTATAATTTGTATGGCTAGATCATAGAGAAAGGCAAATAGTCTGTGTCTCCGGagacaatttaaaaaattcacaggATGCAACACCATTGTTTTATTTATcgaaaatttttatgtttttgacaaaataaaataacatattTATTTGGTGTTTTAATAAATCACAACGAACAAAcccttgttttactactttacTAAGGGTTTCGTACAACAAgctacacaaaaaaatatttgataagTACATGGGCAGGTCAGGTAAGGTTAGTCCTCAAAGgagaaatcataaaaaaaccTTGAACTTATTACAAGTgtgacaattcaatcttaaacatttttttttgtttgcaaattaagtcctaaaaccttttatatttatgccaattctgTCCATGctgccaattttgattgaaaatcaccgacatggatgccggttgtcctacgtgggacaatcggcgctaacgtggataaattttagtaaaattttaatataatttcgaagtttttgtttgatttttgtttttctttgcctttgccttttccttttccttccttcaCCCGCTGTGGCCGACGAGGGCTAGGAAGCCCTCGCCCAGATCCGGGCGATGCCATGGCTGCCTTTGCTTATTGTAATGTCCCCTTTCCCATCCCGGGACCCATCACTTGCTGACTAATTGCGTTCTATTTAATATGATATTAGTTATAATTGGGCGCATGCAGAAAACTGAACTATAAATCAAATAGACGGCCACACAAAATACAAGTACATGTACCAAAAAGACAGGCACAACGCCCTAAAGGGGTTATGGCCTTACTAATGGGGGTTCCTTCACCTGTACCAATCATGCAGTAAGATTATTCAACGAAGTTTTACAAAATATATACTTTTATATATGATAACGGTTTAAATACATCGCTCTCACCTCACAAGAATAATAGCAAAGGGACAAACAAAATGGATCAACTCCCTTCAATAGCCACCATTGGCACACTCCAGCGATCCTATCTAATCACCACGCGACTTCAGTCCAAAAGGTGGCTATCGCGTCATCCAACATCTAAAAGCTTTCCTATACACCTTCAAGCTCTGACCTCATCACGCCTACTGTGAACCGCCACCACCTGACCTCACAAATGGAATCGGTCCTGAAAGATTGCCATCGTCACGCCTCTCAATAATGACGAAGAATCGGCAAGTAACAAACCTACCTGACCCTACATCGAGCTCCAATGTAGTCGCAAGCCTCACAAAACGAATGGCGGAACTACCTAGGCAGGTAATATCCTCCATAACGTACGGGGAAGTCGGAGGGAGAGCCATAAATGAAACTGGAGGTTAGGGGTGTAATCGACATAGCTGtcaattgagaaaaatgagGAAGCCACGAGAGTGAGTTTGTAAAACCCAACAAGTAAGTTACTAACCCAAACAACTAAACGGGCATTTGAAATCTCTAGACCACAACAATTCCACTTCAATCGCTCTGAACTACCCCTCAAACATTTCAGAAATTGCAGTACAGTGTAAAGCTATAACCAACCAGGGAGCTAACCAGTTCCATCTCCCCACATGTCAACGCTCGACTCGAACTCCTCGATCATGAACTTCTCCGAACCATCACTGTAGTCCCCGACTAGATGCTCGGGTCCGACTTTTCCCGTCTCGTGTCACCCCAACCACCCAAACCCCACGATTCGCTGGTGAAACCCGTTCACGTGAATCACTATGGTTAGTCGACACACAAGGCCACAAAAGCACCAGCACCCCTTTCTCAAACTCTCGACCGTTCGTCCCCCAATCACCCCATCATCCATTCACCTTGCCATGACGTTGACTTTCACGATCAGCCTCTAAATCCCGAATACCCATCATCTCAAGTTCCTAGCCCAGCCAGTAACGCCGACATGCAAGGTCATCCACTAAGCTATGCGACGCACCTCAATTCAGACTCCAACCACAGCCAGACCGAGTTAATCAGCTCAACGAGCAAACAAAAGCTAGTCTAGTGGTAGGGATTAGGAAGCTACTTGTCTCGGGGTGGCGCTCGAAGATATAGAAGCACAATCGACGAAGAAATGAGCTCGGgttgctcctcctccttctcggtGTCACGCAAGTTCGAGGTGATGGCGGGAGCGGCGAGCGGTGAGCTGGGCAGATCAACGGCGGTGTGGAACCAGTTGGGTCTGTCGTTACCGTTGCCATCAAGGAAGGGAGCAAGCTCGAGCGAGAGGTGCTGTCGGGGCCGCGGGCGTCAAGAGGCGGAGAGACCGagggtgagggagagagtgTGCAGGTCTCATATGTAGTGGGGCGGTTGGCGGGTTCGAGAATTACCATGGCTTCGCGCCCAAATTCTGTCGCGTCCAATTCATAAATCAATCCTTGCGCAAACATTTTTCTTTGTGGCTCCAAATAGTCGTTGCCCTAGGCTCGACGATTCACCAATCCATTTGTTAATTAAATAGGATAAAATTCAGACCGTCGCTCGAGGCAGCCTCGGTCGCAGTCGCGGGCGAAGGTGACCATGGCCTCGCTCGCCACGGGCGATGCCACCTTCACTCATGGTCGCGATGGCCTCACCCGGTGGCCTTGATGGCCTCCGCCAGTGGCCGGCAAGCTCTAGCGACCCTCCCTGGCCATAGTgggtgaaagaagaaaatgaacgaaaagaaaagataaaataaatatataaatttttttaaaaaatatctacttCAACTTCCGCTCACAGCACTTAGGACGGCCGGCGTCCATATCAACGATTTGTGACCAAATTGACCGGATAAACTGAATcaacacaaattcaaaaggtttaagatttaattaaaaaaagtttagaattgaattaacataattgtaataggtttataatttttttaataatttttccagcCTTGAACGCTATTGCCAAACTTGGTCCACTCATTGGATAGGTTTGCTTTTTGGGCCAAACTCGCCAACTGGCCCAAAAACTTAGCCAAACTTGCTCATTTTTTGAGTGGGACGGCTTCGCCAATTGATCACTTctatcaaaaatgaaaaaaatgacacaaatgatttaTTAGCTTTGACCTAATATGCAATATAATCTTTgagtttttaatttgttcaatgtgatccatgaaatttatttcaatatgcaatgtgatccccaatttttttatttgctcaATGTGATGCATGAACTCTTAGTACGTGTAATTTAGtttttgaattatatgaaaatgttcaatgtaatttttgattttgattttaaaatttgctTAATTTCCAAACTAGTTCCCCCACAAGTTTTGACTGAGGTCTGAAGTCCCGTTGGAAACTTACAATGCACTCAAATTGAATTGTCGACATAAAAATCAGTAATTTTGTCAAAGTTGGATCACCAAAAAATGGGCTAAAAAACACAAtcccagaaaaaataaaatttctctaGCTGACATGTATCACTCCCGCAATTCATGCCGTTGACTTTTGGTCATTAATGCACGGCAGACATTAATGTAATTCGACcctttttatttacaaatatCCCAATCAAATTGAgtaaccccccaaaaaaaaaaaaatgattgccCAATCAAATCTAGTTATTCTTACAACATTGAACGCCTCAAAAAAGTTGGCCTATGACGTAAAGCCACGTGTCACGAGCTGGCTTGTAAATTTCTGCGCCACTGAAGGTCGAACCTATGTCGAACTAATTATATGACTAATCATCGAAATCGAGGCCCGAGTAAAAGGGCGTGAGTGAAATTTTAATAAGATATGTTGACCTTGATGTCGGACGCCACGTGTCTCCCTCCACAATTAGTGGGtagaaaaacaataataattattGTTACCAAGTTTAGAAGAAATAGAATAGAATTCttgattttcatgtaatttgGTGCTTAGGAGATAATTGTGTAAGTTGGTCTATATTTTTAATAGGATAATACTTTGTTTATCGGGTGCTTCAATATACTTTATTTATCTAAGTACTCAATTAAAGTTTGTCACTCTACTTTCTACATCATTCGCGACACCAATATGACAAGATTATCTATATGGGATCTAAGCTGTGATTTTTCTCGCGTAGGGTTCAAATACTTGTTAAGCTTGTTTCGTAAAGAATATTGGTCATACATGACATGACCAAATTTCCGTAGATGCCGAAGACACCCGATCGGtgattttcttctcttctcctctccCCAGCTACTCTCTTCCCCCCCTTTCATGGATCAATGCAGCGAGTACTTTCAAATCAGCTTAACGATCGGGAATGAATAAATGTGCATGGATCATTTCTACATCACTCGGCGAAAATAATCTCCCGGTTCGGACTATTCGATCGATTCGATCACGTCTTACCTAATCTATGAAATTTCAATATGTGTCTTGCTTGTTTTGATTCGTTTTGTTGTCACGAAAAGGACAGGCTGTGCATGTTGTTTATCTCTTGATATAAAATTAATTGGAATTTGTACCCTCACACCTACAATGATTATGAcaagaatataaagaaaaagaaggaagggacCGACCAACGTCTTGATCCAATGGATCCTCGGGTCAATGAGAACCGCACGATCATCAAGGCTCGGAAGTAATCACGATCAACGGACAGCAACTGGAGTCCGCATCACCTTCCATCACGTGCGCCTCCTCCACTGTTCGACCAACGTCATCCCACTCATCATTCTCActcattttaaataaataaaactaaaattgaagttaaaattaaattaacccAAATCTCCaatctaaaatattatttaagaaCTTAACCCGTGATCCAACTTTTTCAAATCTCGTCGATTCACCTAAATCTAACTTTAcatgattaaattaataatCACAATTATGGtgtcataataataataataataataataataataataataataataataaagagaagACAAGGAAGAAGTATTCACGCAGACGGCGATGGCATGAAACCAGAAGCGTCTctgtctcgctctctctctctctctctctctctctctctctctcgctcgctcgccgGATACAGAGAAGCAGAGCACGTTCCCGTTGAAAACCCTAAAGCTTTTGTCTTTTGCCCTGTCTTGCTTCTCAAGCCATCATCGAATACATCGCCGCCGATCCCCGCGTCGTCTCGCCGTGGTGGAAGCCCATCGGGACCGGAAGAGATCACCGGAGTTGACGCGGCtggtcggtttttttttttttttcaacccttCTTCCGATTGATGAAGAGGCTGCACCGGCGCCTGAGGATTctgatcctctctctcttctccgtcTCCGTTTTGGCTCCCGTCGTCCTCGTTTCGTTCAGGCTCAAGCACATTTCCCCGACAGGTACTTGTCTCCCGAGGAATGGCATTGGTCTTGGTTGCGATCTTAGCTTCGGGcggtttgtttttgtttttttattttaatgtttttaagtCGAGGATTGATCGTGGGTTGTTTTTATTTGAATCTGTTGTTGTTGCAGGACGCAGAGAGTTTTTGGAGGAGTTTTCCAGTAGGGTATGAATCTTGGGACTCTATTAGAACTCCGTCTTTGCTTATTtgcttttatttatatttttggtaAGGTGTTGGTTAAttatctggaaaaaaaattattttgtatgTTGGTCATACGAACAGAGTGAAGTTCATGTTTGAGGTGGTTTTGCAATCGAAACTTACTGTAAGAAAAAAGCTCATGTTGATTTGCAATGTAACTCGTTTCCATGTATGGACTTGGAGTTGcgggattttttatgggactGTGAAGATTgtttttctatatttgatttttgacATTCATTTTGTTTCTCTCTTGCAGAAATTTAGTGCGGATGTTTGGAGACTTAATTCAGTTGATCAGGTATGAGGATCAAGTTATTTGTCCGGGATGCATCAAAGCGCCTCTGTGATTTTGGTCAGTGGTTAATAAATACCGGATTGGGCTTGCTTTTCTCTTGTAGGAAGAGGGTGAGGGTTTGAAAGAGCCGAAACAGGTTATTTATGAAGACAATAAATTCGTTTCCACGGTCAGCTATAGTTCTAACAACATTCATCATTCTGCGGAATCCAGAGACGCTGCAGAAAGAACTCAAATCTCGGAAAGAAATGGTTGGTGTAtctttgttctattttttgtttatattgACCCAAAACGGATATCTGATTATGACTGCATCAAAATCAGGAACTACACGCAGAAGTGCTAAGGAAGATGAGCAAATTCAGCATCGTGAAGTTCCATCCACATCTAGAGGCCAGGTACCCTTTAACAGATGAAAGAAGCTACTAATCACAGTTTTGGTTTATTTCTAGGTAACACAATGAGAGCTTAGCAATGATGCACTGGTTGGGAATAGAGAATACAATTCAAAACAGGGCTTTGATTTCTGTAGGGTGTACTGACATTATTGAGCAATCTAGCTTTATGGATTTACTGATTTCTACCTGTTGAAGTATGTCCCACATTGATTGATAATGGGTCCTAGATGCTCTTTGTATTCATGTGGTCTTCTccacctatcagcttaagcttttaggttggactttctaacatggtatcaaagcaagatTATCCCTTTCGTGAACGTGCGTGGTCAAAATTTCACATGAATGTGCATAGTCAAAATTCCAAGTGCCGCTTGTATTCCGGCTTGCATGCACATGAGAGGGAGTGTTGAAGTATGTCTCACATCGGTTAACAATGGGTCCTAAATGctcttatattcatgtggtctccctctacctattagtttaagttttggattggactttctaacactACCTTATCAGGTTGATTTGTTTGCTAGCAAAGAATCTCCTACTTTGGTTGACACATACTTTAATCATGGGTTTAAAGTCATTCGGATATTTAACTCAGAAGGTATTTCTTAGGGTTCTTAGATTGATTCTAGTGGAGAAATCAGTCTTGCAATTCATTTGTCCGATTAGCATTTTGCTAAGCTCAAGATTTGGGGCATGTATTGCCATCCTATAGTGTTTCTTTCAGCCTTCCTTGAGCAACATTCAATTGGTGTTTTAAGGGGTGAATTTGGTTATTATCTGTTTAAGTAAAGAAAAAGTGCTTTCTTGTTGTCAACTTTTATGTCACCATTAAATGGTTAACTGGCAACATGATTACAAATACAATTATTATCTGGTAATTTCTGGTCTTCATGATGGTCTGTCGGTTTAAAATAAGATAACTGGTTTGAGATGAGAGTCCACTTATTCTATTGATATGATAATGTTGAGGTAGAAGACTTTGAGCTCCTATTCCATCACATCAGGCACGTGTGAATAGCTATTACATGCTGCATGTTGGATCATAAGACAGCATCTGGGCTCCATCTGCTTCGGTTATCTGAAGCTGTGGAACATAGAACATGAAGTTCACTACGACAAAGGGAGACTGAAATTGAACTGGTATATTCTCTGTGGCGGAAGCCAGAAACAAGGGGAGGAGTGTTAGGGCCTTGCGTTAGATAAATTTCTCCAGAGAAATATGAGGAATCCCACCATTGTTATAATGTGTTTGGTTGATTGGTAGAAAGGTAACAAAAGACATTATGGTGAGAAGTACACCAGTAAATAGTCTTCCTCAGAGAAAGGGATAGATTATGTTACATTAATTTGTCTTGCGATGCCCCACACTGTAGAATTGTGTGCTTGACACTTTGGAGAGTGTCAAGCCACATATGGCTCTGTGTTTTGTTTTCTACAGTAAAATGGATTTCCTTTGGTTTTGAGAGCTTTGCCTATTCACCTGGGAATGAACCTTATCCATTAGGATCAAGAATAATGCGAGCTTCCCCATTGACTTTTCTATTCTTGTGTCCTCATACCCCGTCTTGTTTTCCACTTGTATGATTGCTTTCCCCTGGGATTGCTTGTCAGTCATTGACTTGGCGTTTTACAATGTTCAGTTAACCACTAAAGTGGAGACTAGCTTTTCTTTACTTGCTCAGTTTTCCAGAAGTGAATAGTATCATGACTTGTGTTGAACGAGTAGTATGCACATGTGTTGTTAGATAACATACTTTTCCTATGAATAAAAAACTTGGTGGTGATAGTTGTTATCATGAGCACATCCTGTTATCGAAGCACAATGAAGCATCAAGCTGCAGAAATGATACTTGATACTCCCTTTCGCTTTATTCTTGGTACAACTAAGGGTAGATTTATCATGACCTCAATTCATTAAATGAATCATCTGCAATTTTTCCATTAATTGCAGGagaaattggatcaaattatggTCCAACGAGTTCAGAATGGACAGCATCGGGAACAAAGTTCGTCAGATAAAAAGGTGAAAGAGGTGAAAGATCAACTGATTAGAGCAAAAGTATACTTGAACTTTGCACCACCAGGTAGTAACTCGCACATGGTGAAAGAGCTGAGACTGCGGATGAAAGAGTTGGAAAGAGCAATGGGTGATGCCAAGAAGGATTCTGATTTATCTAGGAGGTTCATCCACTCTTATCATTCCCTATGCTGATTAATGATCTAGCTATTGAATTGTATCCTCTTGGAAAGTTGGTGTCTTCAAGTATGAATAAAATCTACAAAAATCTGTTCTCTACTCTTCGGTCATTGCTTGCTGGTGTcattattatcgataacaatagAAGGAATATTAGATACCATGTATGCTTTGATTCATTTCCTCTTAAAGAAGTTGTTTAATCCTTCTTCTTTATTCATGATGCTATATCTACGAAATTGCAGAGCTTGGCAGAGAACAAAAGCCATGGAAGTTTCCTTGATCAAAGCGAGTCGTACCGTTCCAGACTGTTCATCCATGGCCACAAAGCTCCGTGCTATGACTTACAACACTGAAGAGCAGGTTCAGGCGCATAAGAATGAAGCTGAACATCTTATCCAGCTTGCTGCAAGGACGACGCCAAAAGGTCTTCATTGCCTTGCTATGCGGCTCACTTCAGAGTACTTCACCCTACCGGCTGAGGAGAGAAAGCTTGGTAACCAGGAAAAAGCACGTGATGGAGATCTCTACCACTATGCTgtattctcggacaacattcttGCTTGTGCAGTAGTCGTCAACTCAACAGTGGCTCATGCTGCAGTAATTGCTTCtgaatttttcttatcttggtGGTTTGATTTCGTTTCCAGCCTTGATTATCTACATTAGAGACTTGATTTGGCATGACCAGCCATTAATGAAGCATGAGATGATGAGTATTATTAAAGGTTGAACTCACTTCATATCTGATAGAGCAAGTGATGAAAGTGCTGGACCATTTCAATATTCCTTTTTTGTATCTCAGATCTCGTTGATGCTATGTATAGCCCCTTTTGTTATGTATTAGGAATTTTGGATCACCCTTCCGCTATTGGCAAGTGCAAATCTAATAAATAATGGCAGTGATAAAAGTATTATGCTTAAAGGTCTTACAGATAAAATAAATTTCAGGATCTTCTTGGGATTTTTGTTGAGATCCTGTCTGTTTGTCTGGGTGATTGTCACCAGTCTTCCCTGGATCTACCAGTGCCATCCATCCCAACTTAATTCCTCTCTTCAAAGTACGACTGCTTTTCTGTTGAGATGGGGTGGAATATGGTACTTTAGCAATACTATTCAGTAAGACTATATTCATTTGCTCTAGACACTGAATAAACCTTGACTTACTTGGAAACTTAATCGTGCACGACACCACTAGCAAAATTCAGCTTTGAGGGGAATACTTAAGGCACCTTGCTACCCAGAGTTCTCAGAAAGATTGAAAGGAGTCTCACCTGCAGTATCTTAtctgttttccttttatctGACAACAAATCTACCCCTTAGTCACGGACTGATGGGAAGGAAACCGCTCGATATAACAGTTCAGAGCACATGCAACTCCCTAATTTTTCAATGCCtgcccttgtttttttttttttttttcttcggtcGAATACCTTGTTTGGTCTATTAGATTCTTCAGTTTGTGCATTCTGTAtttccattttcaaatttgagtATTGTGAGACCAATTGTTAGTTAAAAGCTGGCAACCATGGTGGGCTATTGACGAGATGAATTTAGACAAATAAACAGCTCAAACAGAATAACTGGTATGATTTTACAGAGTGAATCGTGACATTGTTTTGCACCTTTAATGAATGGACGTGTTTGTTCGTATCATATAGTTATTCTACTTACTTATCAAGTAGTTTTTTTAATTACCAAGTAAAAGTTGCGGgactaattaattttttccatctCACACCTGTAACTGCTCGCAAAAATTGTAGTTTTAGTATCTGCCCTTGGTAAGGGGAAGTAGTGTATTTGTGTGTGCCATGCGCATGGCACAGTTTTGTGCCTATCATCGCAAAAGTTGGAGGTACCTTTCGGTCTTCATAGACATAATAATCTCATAATATTGACTAGTATTGAATAATCAATTGAATGACAATATTCTATTTGATCTGTAGTTGGAGGCAGTTTGATCATTTTCTCTCTACTTGCCACTTTATTGCTGCTTGCTCGTCTTCAATCTTTACATGCACACccagggcatgttttgaaagtttattttcttttgtttggctgATGAAGATTCTTTTAAGTTGGTCTCTGCTCTCATGAGACAAGCTAATGTCCCACTAATACTCTAGTGCAAATACTTGTCTGTTTAGCTGGATTTTACATTTATCCTTGCAGAAGAACGGTGTTGATGATTTAAtcccatgatttttttttttttgaaaaagatgcTGGTTGCTCATTTGCCACTTTTTCAGGAGCCAGAGAAGATCGTGTTCCATGTAGTGACAGATTCCCTCAATTTCCCAGCAATTTCTATGTGGTTCTTGCAAAATCCTCCTGGAAGAGCGGCTGTGGATATCCAGAGCTTAGAAAATTTTGAGTggcttttgaaaaaatatgcaTCATCATTGCAGAAGCAGAATGCTCACGACCCTCGATATAATTCTGCACTGAATCATCTACGGTTTTATCTGCCAGATGTCTTCCCTCTGCTGGATAAGATTGTGTTTTTGGACCACGATGTGGTAGTGCAGAGGGATCTTACTAAGCTTTGGGATGTGAATTTGAAGGGAAAAGTAAATGGGGCTGTGGAAACTTGTCAGGAAGGTGATGCTTCATATCGGCGAATGGATATGTATGTTGACTTCACAGATCCATTTGTTTCCGAGTGGTTCAATGCCAATACATGCACATGGGCATTTGGGATGAACTTGTTTGATTTGCAAGAGTGGAGGAAGCAAAATTTAACTGCAAAATATGGCAGCTACTTGCAGCTGGTATGCGCACGATGCTCGGTTTCATCTTTTTTATCATGTATACTGTTATGCCTGCTTGTTATTCTTTGATTCCTCTAAAATAATTCTAGAAAGCAACGCAACTTATCAAGAAGACCATTTACATGTCATCTCCTTGGACAATGAATGTTTAATTGGTCTGAGTTTGTGCTAATTAATTACGTCAATCCCCCATGAAATAGAAAGGAGAAAGAGAATGCTAGAAAGGGGAGGGTGAGAAAGACTAGTGTATTGTCTCTATTTCATAAACAAAGTTCACAAAGCTTCACTTCAAATGCATTCACAGTCTGCATTATATCTCACATGACTGAGTCCGAGACTTTGAACCAGAAAAGAATGAGAATTAGTGTTTTGGAAATTTGGACTGATAAGAATTAAGAACATAAATTGGCTTGGTCCAGTCCGGGTGATCCGGGTAGGTGAGTCCATAACTGGAACCAAACTGATATTCatcgatttcaaattttaggagCTGGGAATCGCCCAGAACCGGCCTGTTGGGTCCTGTTCTTTTCATATATGTAATTGCTTGCTTTGGGTGATTTGAATTGGTGCTAGTTGCAGGAGCATGGGAATCCATTGTGGAAGGCAGGAACTTTGCCGATAGGATGGCTCACTTTTTACAACCAGACAGTAGCTCTGGACAGGAGATGGCACATCCTCGGCCTCGGTTACGAGTCAAATGTCGCTGCGAGTGACATTGACCGTGCAGCAGTTATACACTTTGATGGTGTCATGAAACCGTGGTTGGAAATCGGGATCAGGAAGTACAAGGGCTATTGGACCAAGCATGTCATGTATGACCACCCTCACTTGCAACAGTGCAATGTCCATGAGTAGTCCGGCCACTTGAGGAGTATTCTT
The genomic region above belongs to Rhodamnia argentea isolate NSW1041297 chromosome 6, ASM2092103v1, whole genome shotgun sequence and contains:
- the LOC115754351 gene encoding probable galacturonosyltransferase 6 isoform X1, producing MKRLHRRLRILILSLFSVSVLAPVVLVSFRLKHISPTGRREFLEEFSSRKFSADVWRLNSVDQEEGEGLKEPKQVIYEDNKFVSTVSYSSNNIHHSAESRDAAERTQISERNGTTRRSAKEDEQIQHREVPSTSRGQEKLDQIMVQRVQNGQHREQSSSDKKVKEVKDQLIRAKVYLNFAPPGSNSHMVKELRLRMKELERAMGDAKKDSDLSRRAWQRTKAMEVSLIKASRTVPDCSSMATKLRAMTYNTEEQVQAHKNEAEHLIQLAARTTPKGLHCLAMRLTSEYFTLPAEERKLGNQEKARDGDLYHYAVFSDNILACAVVVNSTVAHAAEPEKIVFHVVTDSLNFPAISMWFLQNPPGRAAVDIQSLENFEWLLKKYASSLQKQNAHDPRYNSALNHLRFYLPDVFPLLDKIVFLDHDVVVQRDLTKLWDVNLKGKVNGAVETCQEGDASYRRMDMYVDFTDPFVSEWFNANTCTWAFGMNLFDLQEWRKQNLTAKYGSYLQLLQEHGNPLWKAGTLPIGWLTFYNQTVALDRRWHILGLGYESNVAASDIDRAAVIHFDGVMKPWLEIGIRKYKGYWTKHVMYDHPHLQQCNVHE
- the LOC115754351 gene encoding probable galacturonosyltransferase 6 isoform X2, with product MKRLHRRLRILILSLFSVSVLAPVVLVSFRLKHISPTGRREFLEEFSSRKFSADVWRLNSVDQEEGEGLKEPKQVIYEDNKFVSTVSYSSNNIHHSAESRDAAERTQISERNGTTRRSAKEDEQIQHREVPSTSRGQEKLDQIMVQRVQNGQHREQSSSDKKVKEVKDQLIRAKVYLNFAPPGSNSHMVKELRLRMKELERAMGDAKKDSDLSRRAWQRTKAMEVSLIKASRTVPDCSSMATKLRAMTYNTEEQVQAHKNEAEHLIQLAARTTPKGLHCLAMRLTSEYFTLPAEERKLGNQEKARDGDLYHYAVFSDNILACAVVVNSTVAHAAEPEKIVFHVVTDSLNFPAISMWFLQNPPGRAAVDIQSLENFEWLLKKYASSLQKQNAHDPRYNSALNHLRFYLPDVFPLLDKIVFLDHDVVVQRDLTKLWDVNLKGKVNGAVETCQEGDASYRRMDMYVDFTDPFVSEWFNANTCTWAFGMNLFDLQEWRKQNLTAKYGSYLQLEHGNPLWKAGTLPIGWLTFYNQTVALDRRWHILGLGYESNVAASDIDRAAVIHFDGVMKPWLEIGIRKYKGYWTKHVMYDHPHLQQCNVHE